Sequence from the Megalops cyprinoides isolate fMegCyp1 chromosome 9, fMegCyp1.pri, whole genome shotgun sequence genome:
GTCATTTGACAGGTATGTGTCCATCTGTTATCCTCTGCAATATAACAACATTATGACCCACACTAGAGTATACTTGTTAATTGTCGTTAGTTGGCTGTATTCTTTTATTAAATTCACCATTACGCTCTCTTTAAGTTTGAGTTTACAGCTGTGTGGGAATGTAATACACAAGGTGTACTGTGACAATTACCTGTTAGTCAAGCTTTCCTGTTCAGACACCACAGTGAATAACATATATGGGCTCTATGGTACGATGCTATCAGTAGCTGTGCCGTTGATCccaatttcatattcatatgcGAAAATTCTAAACATTTGCTTAAAGTCCTCCAAAGAAACCCAACAGAAAGCTTTGCACACCTGCACTCCTCACTTGGCGTCATTACTCAACTTTTCGGTTGGCTGTATGTTTGAAATTGTGCAGAGCAGATTTAATATGGCACATGTTCCATCTGTGGTTCGCACAATTTTATCTGTCTATTTTTTGATGTGTACTCCACTGTTTAATCCAATTGTGTATGGTGTTAGGATGACCAAAATAAGAAAGGCATGCAAAAAAATTCTCTACCCTCAAAGATTCTCTAAACTTTTCTCAGTTTGACAGGTCTCACATTCATTAGCATGGCTTTTGAATATGTCTGATGTATTTTTAAGTTGTGAGTTTTGTGTATGTTATGAcaattattattcatgtgtttttatgctattcatttaatttaatattgctTTCAGTATGGCTATATGTAAGGAAGGTAATGTAATtgattgtattatattattagtATAAACCCATATCTAATGTTATGGTAACTATTGTCTGGTATCAGAttaaagactttttttcatttttgttctcaGATGATCACAtatatttgtcttgttttttctttgactaAAGGTTTGAAGTTTTCACATGTATAACACGCATTATCTTCTATATTCTCTTTTAAACAGAATAACTACATTTTCTTGTATAGGTTAATAAATTTCAATGTGGATATTAGTACCAATATATTTGAGCAGCAGGCAATCAAAGTACCATAGGTGAAGTCTTTAAAATTTATATAGAATTTATAACAGTGCTACTTTTTTGTCACTGTACATAAGAAATCTTCAGTGACTACTGAGATACCATAGTCACTAATTTGAAAGAAATACAACACTTGGCATTGGGAAAGTGAATACATGAGAGCATGAGCACTATGGCAACTGAAAACGACTGTCCTGAAAAAGAGACCCTGTCCTCTTGTGAGGCTCTGTTGATAAAATGCTTGTCTGAGCTAGGCTGAACCCTATAGCCCAGACAATGACGACATGAGCCTTGATTTGCAGCAGCTGACTATAACACAGCGAGTACACTGCATCAGGCCACAGCTGACTTTTTCCCATCAGAGTACGACATAGTTGAATCAGTTGGATTCCTGAGGTTGTTGCCACATTACAATCAAAGGATCTCCATAGGCATCTAGTCACTGAAAGCAAGAATTCACTGAGTTCTTGAATA
This genomic interval carries:
- the LOC118783719 gene encoding olfactory receptor 11A1-like; the protein is MNNSTEIVSFILAAYHDIGDIKYFYFSIVTLLYFTIIFANVLLIAVIFVDRSLHEPLYLFLSNLSVNELYGSTALFPSLLVHIVSDTHEVSKAYCAVQIFCLYTYGSVEYCNLAIMSFDRYVSICYPLQYNNIMTHTRVYLLIVVSWLYSFIKFTITLSLSLSLQLCGNVIHKVYCDNYLLVKLSCSDTTVNNIYGLYGTMLSVAVPLIPISYSYAKILNICLKSSKETQQKALHTCTPHLASLLNFSVGCMFEIVQSRFNMAHVPSVVRTILSVYFLMCTPLFNPIVYGVRMTKIRKACKKILYPQRFSKLFSV